The Dehalococcoidia bacterium genome has a window encoding:
- a CDS encoding thioredoxin family protein → MIPLKDQEIIRQKFANELVEQVKVDLFTQRDLGLYVPGKEPCPTCRPTQEMLQELAALTDKISLRIHVLEEAAEEAKRFGVERVPAIVLRGKDGPVLKFYGIPSGYEFPEFIETIVHLSRGEPPIPEDAKQQIRRLRGEVRVQVFVTPTCPYCPQMARSAFGLAMVNPKVKAEVVEVSEFPELARRYNVRAVPLTVINDRVAIPGAVPPRVLAEQVVKAATAPLAGLSGPQGEASQLGEDLGGRRPGGLILP, encoded by the coding sequence ATGATCCCTCTTAAGGACCAAGAGATCATACGCCAGAAGTTCGCCAACGAGCTGGTGGAGCAGGTGAAGGTGGACCTCTTCACCCAGCGGGATCTGGGCCTATATGTGCCGGGAAAGGAGCCGTGTCCTACCTGCAGACCCACCCAAGAGATGCTACAGGAGCTGGCCGCCCTTACCGACAAGATCAGCCTGCGCATCCATGTGCTGGAGGAGGCGGCGGAGGAGGCCAAGCGCTTTGGGGTTGAAAGGGTGCCAGCTATCGTCCTGCGTGGGAAGGACGGGCCAGTCCTCAAGTTTTACGGCATCCCCAGCGGATACGAATTCCCGGAGTTCATCGAGACCATCGTCCACCTATCGCGGGGTGAGCCCCCCATCCCTGAAGATGCCAAGCAGCAGATCCGTCGCCTGCGGGGCGAGGTGCGGGTGCAGGTATTCGTGACACCCACCTGCCCCTACTGTCCGCAGATGGCGCGGTCGGCCTTCGGACTGGCTATGGTCAACCCCAAGGTGAAGGCGGAGGTGGTGGAGGTCTCGGAGTTCCCGGAGCTGGCCCGCCGCTACAACGTACGGGCCGTCCCCCTTACGGTCATCAACGACCGGGTGGCCATACCTGGAGCTGTGCCCCCTCGGGTGTTGGCCGAACAGGTGGTCAAGGCTGCCACCGCTCCTCTCGCTGGCCTTTCAGGGCCACAGGGGGAGGCATCACAGCTGGGGGAGGACCTAGGGGGCAGGAGGCCAGGAGGCCTTATCCTGCCCTGA
- a CDS encoding peptidase MA family metallohydrolase codes for MRPLLALALALALALRVELAIAQPSPLLEARAENRFPDGVLFSLRLERGMSVQEARLHYRLGPRAILGVVAPELPSSTPREVSYLLGWPKTYLPPGLAITFWWEVVDPQGRTFSTEPQTFTYTDPRFPFHVLEEGKFRLYWYDDEGNARLLLRVATETLQEMEALLGVEVPFPIQVWVYADTEDMRKALVPRSESFERQVITAGQKVADDTVLVAGSRSLDTLRHELAHIVTAVAGEGPFGGLPAWLDEGTAVYAQKSPGAFQRAFQRAVAQDALLPLPSLSSYPGDPKLVNLFYGQSWALVSYLIETYGRERFAQLFATFKAGATTDDALRRVYGLGVYELENQWRASLGLPPVVVPSPTAAPGESTTNRALPKGERTPWPLVGVGASVGALVLVAAYLLGRRLRAG; via the coding sequence GTGAGGCCCCTCCTGGCTCTGGCCTTGGCCCTGGCCTTGGCCCTAAGGGTTGAGCTGGCCATCGCCCAGCCCTCACCCCTCCTGGAGGCCAGGGCCGAGAACCGCTTCCCGGATGGCGTCCTCTTCTCACTTCGCCTGGAAAGGGGGATGTCCGTGCAGGAGGCCCGCCTCCATTACCGGCTGGGGCCTCGCGCCATTCTCGGGGTGGTGGCCCCCGAGCTCCCCTCATCCACCCCTCGGGAAGTCTCCTACCTTTTGGGGTGGCCCAAGACCTATCTCCCCCCGGGGCTGGCCATCACCTTCTGGTGGGAAGTGGTGGACCCGCAGGGGCGCACCTTCTCCACCGAACCTCAGACCTTCACCTACACCGACCCCCGCTTTCCATTCCACGTCCTGGAGGAGGGGAAGTTTCGCCTTTACTGGTACGATGACGAGGGGAACGCCCGCCTCCTCTTGAGGGTGGCCACCGAGACCCTACAGGAGATGGAGGCGCTCCTGGGGGTAGAGGTCCCCTTCCCCATCCAGGTCTGGGTCTACGCCGATACCGAGGACATGCGTAAGGCCCTGGTACCCCGCAGTGAGAGCTTTGAGAGGCAAGTCATCACCGCTGGCCAGAAAGTGGCCGATGACACGGTGCTGGTGGCCGGCTCCCGCTCCCTGGACACCCTCCGTCATGAGCTGGCCCACATCGTCACCGCCGTGGCTGGGGAGGGGCCCTTCGGAGGCCTCCCCGCCTGGCTGGACGAGGGGACGGCCGTATACGCCCAGAAAAGCCCAGGGGCTTTCCAGCGGGCTTTCCAGCGGGCGGTGGCCCAGGACGCTCTCTTGCCCCTCCCCTCCCTCAGCAGCTACCCGGGGGACCCAAAGCTGGTGAACCTCTTCTATGGCCAGTCCTGGGCCCTGGTCTCCTACCTCATCGAGACCTATGGGCGGGAGAGGTTCGCCCAGCTTTTCGCAACCTTCAAGGCGGGGGCCACCACCGACGATGCCCTACGCCGGGTCTACGGCCTCGGGGTCTATGAGCTGGAGAACCAGTGGCGGGCGTCGTTGGGCCTGCCGCCCGTTGTTGTGCCTAGCCCCACCGCTGCGCCGGGGGAAAGCACCACTAATCGTGCTCTCCCCAAAGGCGAGAGAACCCCCTGGCCTCTGGTAGGTGTGGGAGCATCCGTGGGCGCCCTGGTGCTCGTAGCGGCCTATCTGCTGGGACGGCGCCTCAGGGCAGGATAA
- the prfB gene encoding peptide chain release factor 2 (programmed frameshift): MQGTNERLAELRQRLDDLLDRLDIPTLEKEAARIEEEAASPSFWEDPQQAQAQMRRLAALKDQVQTWRGLEGQLHELAELWALAEAEGDHKLMQEVEQELEALARRLENLELSLVLSDPYDRRDAILAIHAGAGGTDAQDWAEMLLRMYLRWAEAHGFRAEVVDINRGEEAGIKSATVEIAGPYAYGYLKAEKGVHRLVRLSPFDAGHARHTSFALVEVLPEVEAPTEVDIRPEDLKIETFRSSGPGGQHMQKNETAVRITHLPTGIVVSCQNERSLQRNKETALRILRARLLDMERERQAQEQARLKGEYVPAEWGRQVRSYVLHPYKLVKDHRTDFETQDAEAVLDGELDPFIRAYLKSLVGNKGRES; encoded by the coding sequence CGCGCATCGAGGAAGAGGCCGCCTCCCCCTCCTTTTGGGAGGACCCTCAACAGGCCCAGGCCCAGATGCGCCGTTTGGCTGCCCTCAAAGACCAGGTCCAGACCTGGCGGGGCCTGGAGGGCCAGTTGCACGAGCTGGCTGAACTATGGGCTCTGGCCGAGGCCGAAGGCGACCACAAGCTGATGCAGGAGGTGGAGCAGGAGCTGGAGGCCCTGGCCCGTCGCTTGGAGAACCTGGAGCTCTCCTTGGTCCTGTCCGACCCCTACGACCGGCGCGACGCCATCCTGGCCATCCACGCCGGGGCCGGTGGCACCGACGCCCAAGATTGGGCGGAGATGCTCCTGCGTATGTACCTGCGGTGGGCGGAAGCCCACGGCTTCCGCGCAGAGGTGGTAGACATCAACCGAGGGGAGGAGGCAGGCATCAAGAGCGCTACCGTGGAGATCGCCGGCCCCTATGCCTATGGCTACCTCAAGGCGGAGAAGGGAGTCCATCGCCTAGTGCGCCTCTCCCCCTTCGATGCCGGTCACGCCCGTCACACCTCCTTCGCCCTAGTGGAGGTCCTGCCAGAGGTGGAGGCCCCCACCGAGGTGGACATCAGGCCTGAGGATCTGAAGATTGAGACCTTCCGCTCCAGCGGCCCCGGCGGCCAACACATGCAGAAGAACGAGACGGCAGTGCGCATCACCCATTTGCCCACAGGCATCGTCGTCTCCTGCCAGAACGAGCGCTCCCTGCAACGCAACAAGGAGACGGCCCTGAGGATCCTGCGTGCCCGCCTCCTGGATATGGAGCGTGAACGCCAGGCCCAGGAGCAGGCCCGCCTCAAGGGGGAGTATGTGCCCGCCGAGTGGGGGCGCCAGGTCCGCTCCTACGTCCTCCACCCCTATAAGCTGGTGAAGGACCACCGGACCGACTTCGAGACCCAGGACGCGGAGGCCGTCCTGGACGGGGAGCTAGACCCCTTTATCCGCGCTTACCTCAAGTCCTTGGTGGGCAACAAGGGGCGGGAGTCGTGA